A DNA window from Macadamia integrifolia cultivar HAES 741 chromosome 4, SCU_Mint_v3, whole genome shotgun sequence contains the following coding sequences:
- the LOC122076384 gene encoding uncharacterized protein LOC122076384 translates to MYALTAEEAEASTEVVAGICALVLFDFRASHSFVSKQFARKLDVPSRTLECKLVVSTPTGVVEQLKEVCGQCSVEIDGKTLDAQLIKFNINVYNVLYVSMLKRYIHDPSHVLPVEPEYLEADMTYEEQPVEILDHKIMTLRNRSIAFVKV, encoded by the exons ATGTATGCCCTTACAGCTGAGGAGGCTGAagctagtacagaagtagtagcag GTATATGTGCATTGGTCTTATTCGATTTTAGggcatcacattcatttgtgtctaagcaATTTGCTAGaaagcttgatgtgccatcgaggaccttagaatgcaagttagtggtTAGCACACCTACAGGCGTAGTGGAACAGTTGAAAGAGGTCTGTGGGCAGTGTTCAGTTGAGATTGATGGGAAGACACtagatgcccagcttatcaaattcaacat CAATGTTTACAATGTGCTCTATGTGTCTATGCTGAAgcggtacatccatgatccatcacatgtgttgCCCGTGGAACCTGAATATTTagaggctgatatgacctatgaagAGCAGCCCGTTGAAATTCTAGACCATAAGATAATGACTCTTCGCAATCGCTCCATTGCCTTTGTGAAAGTCTGA